ATTGAAAATGATATTTTCTACAGCAATTCCGGGGTAAAGGCGACGACCTCGTCTATCCTTTTTCTGCCGGCAAAAAGCATGGCGAGCCGATCCACTCCCAGGGCAATCCCCGCAGAGGGCGGCATTTGCGGGAGGGAATCGAGAAAAAACTCCGGTATTGGATACACGGAGGAACCGTTTTTCTCACGCTCCCGCGAGGCCTCCTCGAACCGGCGCCTCTGTTCCTCGGCATCGGTAAGCTCCGAAAAGGCATTGGCTATTTCAATTCCGTCGATATACAGCTCAAAGCGCTCAGCTTTGCTTGGGTCATCTTCCTTTAGACGCGCCAGCGCGCTTTGCTCCTGCGGATAATCATAAAGAAAAACAGGCGCATCAACGCCTAAGTTCGGCTCTACCCTCTCAGTCAGCCGCTCTTCGAAGCAATCCTTAGCCAGCGCCTCGGAAACATCCATCCTTGCATAGCGGAGAAATGCCTCCCCGACGGTTATTCGCTCCCACGGCTTATCCAGAATCACCAGTCCGCCCCGGCGAGAGATAAAACTGGAGACGCCGAGCTCGCCTGCGATTCCCGAAAGCAGCTCCTCGCAGTCGTCCATGAGCGCCCGGTAATCGGCGTTTGCCCTGTACCACTCGAGAATGGTAAATTCCGGCAAATGACGTTCTCCGCGCTCTTTGTCCCGAAAACATTTACAAAGCTGATAGATTCTTTCATAGCCTGCCGCCAGAAGCCTCTTCATGCACAACTCCGGAGAGGTCTGCAGAAACCACTTGCCGGCGGCAACTGCGTCTATATGAACCTCCGGGGCCGGCGCCGGAATAAGAAGCGGCGTCTCAACTTCCAGAAAATCCCGCTCCCGGAAAAAACGGCGGACAGCCTGGATCATCCTGGCGCGTACACGCAGGTCGTCAAATTTGGCGGCCAGCTTCCAGGAATGATTGTCTGTCATCCCTTGACCCGGGTGAGATATTCGCCGCTGCGGGTGTCGATCCGGATCTTTTCGCCTTCTTCGATGAAGGGGGGAACCTGAAGCTGGTAACCGGTCTGGACGGTAACCGGCTTGGTGTTGCCCGAAACGGAATCGCCCCTGGCCCAGGGTTCGGCGCTGGTCACGACAACATCTATGAAATTGGGAACGGTGATCCCCAATGGCTTGTTTTCAAAGAGCAGGACCTCGACCTCGATGTTATCAAGCAGGAAATTGCTGGCCTCGCCTACCTGAGCCTCGGTCAGAAAAACCTGTTCGTAGCTTTCGTTATCCATAAAACAGTACTTGTCGCCCTCGTGATAGAGGTACTGCATCTTTTTTTCCTGCAGATCAGCCGTCTCAAACATATCAACCGAACGAAAGGTACGTTCAAACTGGTTTCCATTGACCATGTTTTTCAGCTTGCACCGGTAGAGCGCCTGCCCCTTCCCCGGCTTTACAAAATTGAACTCCGTCACGATGTACGGATCATTCTCTATCTTGATCCTCAATCCTTTTCTTAGATCACTGGCTGCGTACATGAATTTCTCTTCTCCTTTGGATTATGTCTGCGGTCTGCCGCCGCATCAAATATTTTTTGTTTCAGCTACATAGCCCAATAGCTAAAAAACTCTGTTTTCATAGTACATTTCCCCGGGATTGTCAAAATAATGTTTTATTTCTGATTCTTTTCGGGAAGAAGGGAAAAGGGCTGAAGCGGTATTTTTCCGCGTCCCCCCGGGCTGTCAATCACAAACCGCGGCAGGCAGAGTCCGGAGATGTTGCGCCAGAGTTTCTCCATAATCTCCATGCCGACGCAGATATCCGTCCGGAAATGATCGGTTCCGCGAACGGGGTCGCATTGAAACAGATAGTAGGGACGTACGGATATCCGCTCCAGCGAGTACAGCAGTTCCTTCATCGTCTCGTAGTCGTCGTTTACGCCTTTGAGCAGTACAGACTGGTTGCTGACGGGAATGCCCGCTTCAAGCAGCATCTCACAGGCCCTGGCCGCTTCCGGGGTGATTTCGCGGCGGTGGTTGAACTGCGTATTGAACCACAGGGGCCGATGGCGCCGCAGCATTGCGCACAGCTCTTTTGTGATCCGCATCGGCAAGACAGCCGGCGCCCGGCTGCCGATCCGCAGCGACTGCACATTGGGCAGGGCTTTAAGCGAACCCAGAAACCAGTCGAGAGTCGCCTCGGGCATCATCAAGGGATCCCCGCCCGAAACAATTACCTCCCGCACTTCCGGGGTGCGCGCCACACAAGAGATCATCGCCTGGAGCCTGTCCCTTGTGGTAGAGCTTTCCTTTTCCCAGAGCCGTTTTCGGTTGCAATGCCGACAGTAAACAGCGCAGGTGTTGGTGACAATCGCCAGGCAACGATCGGGATAGCGGTGAACCAACCCCGGAACGGGCATGTCTCTTGCCTCGTTCAGCGGATCTTCCACCCCGCCCAGCGAAAAGTTTATTTCCCGGGGGTCGGGAAAGCACTGCCTCCGCAGGGGGTCATTTTCGTCGGCAGGATCAAAAAGCGAGATAAAATAGGGGGTAATCGCCACTGGATATTCTTTAAGAACCTTGCGCCAGAAAGAAAGAGCCGCAACCGGCGTCTTCAGCAAGACACCCAGCTCGCTTAACGAACGCACCCGGTTGCGGAACTGCCACCGCCAATCATTCCATTCGGCCGCGGAAAACATTTCTTTATCGATTACCCCGGCAATCTTAACCCTGTTTGCCACAAGACACCATCTTCCCTCCCCCGTCCAGGCGCGAAGTAACTGTAACTAATTAGGTTGTTTAGACAAACGATCCACCTGAGTAGTTACTGTTTTTTCAGATCAGAGTAAATCCGCCGGCGCATCGCCCGCATCATCGGCAACTTTGGCGCCCTTGTAAAGATACCGCTCCAGCAGACGGTGATAGGACGTCCAAGTGGACTCCTGAGTGCCGGGCTGCCGGATATACTCCTGAAAGGCATTCACTTTCGCGTCCATGTCATCCATGAAATGAACAATCAGGGCCTCCAGCGTTTTCGGGCGCTTGGGAGAGCCATATTCCAGTTCGCCGTGATGGCTGAGGATAATATGGCGAAGCTCCAGCGCCGTCTGCTTCGGAAAGTCCGGGATCGCGGCGATCCGCTCGTCAATCATCTCCAGCCCCATGACGATATGACCGATCAGGCGGCCGGGATCGCTGTACTCAACGACCCGCTCGTAGGATAGTTCATATATCTTCCCAATATCATGCAATATTCCACCGGTGATCAGCAGGTCTTTGTCGAGATTCTCGTAATGCTCCCCCGCCATTTTCAGCAGGCCTACCACCGAAAGCGTATGCTCGATCAGGCCGCCGATGTAGATATGATGAAAACCCTTGGCAGCCGGCGCCTTCTGGAAAAGCGCCGCAATCTTCTCGTCTTGGAAAAAAGAATTAAGCAGCGCCTTTAGACAGGGGGTTTTTACCTGCTCGCAGTAGCCCAGCAATTCCTTGAACATCTCGGCGCGGTCCCGTTTGGCGGCCGGCAGGAACAGGGCAATATCCACTTCGCTGTCGTTTACCTTCTGTAATCCGGTTACCGATACCTGCACCGCGTTCTTGAAACTAAGCGCCCGCCCCTGGACGCGCAGAACATCGCCCTTCTTGAAAACCTTGTCCCAGGCAAGGGCATTGTCCCAGATTTTTGCGTCCACTTCGCCGGTTCGATCCTGAAGACGCAAATTAATATAGGGAGAGCCCTTCTGGGAATATGCGAGCGTTTTTTCCGCCGCGATAAAAAGATCGTCAATCCGGTCGCCTGTATTGATATCCTTGACATATATTGCCTTTGCCGCCAAATTTACACCTGTTCCTTCCTTTATGACTTCTTTATGTTTCCGTTCTTTCTCTTAAAATTCGTTTGTCCCCGGCGCGCATGGTGAGTTTTGTTGAATCGAAGTATTCCATAAGCGGGATAATGAATTTACGCGAAAGGCCGGTCAGCTCTCGCACGCTCGCCGGCGTAGCCTCGCCGTC
This DNA window, taken from Syntrophobacterales bacterium, encodes the following:
- the efp gene encoding elongation factor P, with amino-acid sequence MYAASDLRKGLRIKIENDPYIVTEFNFVKPGKGQALYRCKLKNMVNGNQFERTFRSVDMFETADLQEKKMQYLYHEGDKYCFMDNESYEQVFLTEAQVGEASNFLLDNIEVEVLLFENKPLGITVPNFIDVVVTSAEPWARGDSVSGNTKPVTVQTGYQLQVPPFIEEGEKIRIDTRSGEYLTRVKG
- a CDS encoding HD domain-containing protein, with amino-acid sequence MAAKAIYVKDINTGDRIDDLFIAAEKTLAYSQKGSPYINLRLQDRTGEVDAKIWDNALAWDKVFKKGDVLRVQGRALSFKNAVQVSVTGLQKVNDSEVDIALFLPAAKRDRAEMFKELLGYCEQVKTPCLKALLNSFFQDEKIAALFQKAPAAKGFHHIYIGGLIEHTLSVVGLLKMAGEHYENLDKDLLITGGILHDIGKIYELSYERVVEYSDPGRLIGHIVMGLEMIDERIAAIPDFPKQTALELRHIILSHHGELEYGSPKRPKTLEALIVHFMDDMDAKVNAFQEYIRQPGTQESTWTSYHRLLERYLYKGAKVADDAGDAPADLL
- the genX gene encoding EF-P lysine aminoacylase GenX; protein product: MTDNHSWKLAAKFDDLRVRARMIQAVRRFFRERDFLEVETPLLIPAPAPEVHIDAVAAGKWFLQTSPELCMKRLLAAGYERIYQLCKCFRDKERGERHLPEFTILEWYRANADYRALMDDCEELLSGIAGELGVSSFISRRGGLVILDKPWERITVGEAFLRYARMDVSEALAKDCFEERLTERVEPNLGVDAPVFLYDYPQEQSALARLKEDDPSKAERFELYIDGIEIANAFSELTDAEEQRRRFEEASREREKNGSSVYPIPEFFLDSLPQMPPSAGIALGVDRLAMLFAGRKRIDEVVAFTPELL
- a CDS encoding KamA family radical SAM protein — protein: MFSAAEWNDWRWQFRNRVRSLSELGVLLKTPVAALSFWRKVLKEYPVAITPYFISLFDPADENDPLRRQCFPDPREINFSLGGVEDPLNEARDMPVPGLVHRYPDRCLAIVTNTCAVYCRHCNRKRLWEKESSTTRDRLQAMISCVARTPEVREVIVSGGDPLMMPEATLDWFLGSLKALPNVQSLRIGSRAPAVLPMRITKELCAMLRRHRPLWFNTQFNHRREITPEAARACEMLLEAGIPVSNQSVLLKGVNDDYETMKELLYSLERISVRPYYLFQCDPVRGTDHFRTDICVGMEIMEKLWRNISGLCLPRFVIDSPGGRGKIPLQPFSLLPEKNQK